Within Porites lutea chromosome 2, jaPorLute2.1, whole genome shotgun sequence, the genomic segment tgccggcttcggcctgccgacgcgatcgtgtctggtttgctttcatatgatgacattttcctgacagaagggtgtcgggaaaaacacctcgcgctgatcatacgtgacaaaatccgccgcgccttagctaatgaagaaaagtctcccggaaggctccatacaattccttataacaaaattataaggaatggTATGGAGCcttccgggatacttacagtgcaagccctttgtgtccCCTCATGTCAGTTACTGGATTCTAGATTCTTTGTCAGGaaaacttggattccggattccaatcgttctggtaaatttcccggattccagaatccgtaTTCCTATTGTAAACGGAACTTTAGGGAAGacattagcctgcgtggcaggcgttaaaaagggaaggggaaggaggaatttgggcgcgcgagaACCTCCTTACTCCTtaccctcctccctcctccctcgcgcgcgGTCTCGCGCCCTAGTTcatttccccttcccttttgaaCGTCTGCCACGCAGGTTAGGGGGACATAAGTCCTTCTACAAATGAATTGACACTTTTTGGTTTCGAGTTCACTTGGATTTATTACTTCACTCCCTGACACAACTTTACAAGCACACTACTAGCTGGATCTCTCTGACAAAGACTCGTTGCTGCTTCTTTTATCCTGACTGGACTTTGAAAGCTGTGAATCTCACGCATTTTAAAATTAGTCTTACATCAGTAAAAATCCGATTCGTCAGAGCAAGaactaacctttttttttcgaggTTGTTGCGTGGTTAGAAAAACCAATTTTACTCCAAAATTCACCTAGGTCCAGGAACCTTCCAGTCGAGACAAAACGGCCAGAGAGAtataaaaattacaagaaatgttggcaagatttccgtattaaccccatacattaattatgcatacattcattgtttaaagaaaacaaaagacagaaCAATACTAATAAGTCCCGCCTTTTTCCATATATTAACTGGAAAGTTGTTTACGAATCAGTTTAGTTATGAATATCTTATTGATGCTTTCAGCAAAAAGACGTGTACTTAACACCTCTTTCTTAAACAACAATGAATAGACTACGTTTCTTATCATTAATATAAGCTAAACGGTCCTATTGAGAAACTCCGATGGACAGGGGTTTCACTCTTCAAACAACTAAACTAAGTGATAACTACCAATAAACTTTGTACAGTTGACATAACAAAATTATCTATAGAACACAAATATCGCAAATGTAAAAATATCGATAACCACCAATTTTGATGATTATGTAAATAAACACTCGTTGTCAACGACAACGGTTAATGGGTTTTGGCAAACATGGTTGATAAAAATCTAGTTTTAACCTGCTCAAATGGGGCAAGATTTATTGTTTTACACTTTACATGGGGATGACATGTTCTTGATTATATAGCAGCAATGAATTGAAGGCTTCCGTGTTCAAATAATGGCTTTCACTCGCGAAGTCTGCCGAAAAGCTGCAAAGAATGGCAATTCGAGCTCATTCTGGCATACGCGAAGAGTCTAGATGGAGTTTACTGCTAAATGTTATGGGCTTCCTACCTTGATTTGGATTTAAGTGTTAACTGTTATGCTAGCTAAGGgggtctgaatgggggtacCTCGATGACCTAAAcacttcattttttggctctgtAACACTTAAATTTTGGGCATTCTGAAcactaacagtaaaaaattctttgaaacagtacatttttccagaaagaagccaaaacggctccaaaaaggccaatattattttgtttagtatatcAAGGAGTTTTCGACCATTCTACGACAATTCCGGATTATTTCAGAAGATTTTCGAACGGCTACAGACGATTCCCGAAGACTGTCGAAGATTTCTCAAGACTAACGAAGAGGTCTGACCATTGCCGAAAATGTCCGAAGAACCTTCCAAGCACTTAACTTGGGAAacagtaaacattaaaaaattggccaatttaacagcaaacactaaaaattatgggcaaataacactaaaccccattcagacccttaGCTAAGGCCCTCTAAGAAAATGTGCTTTGTTCATGTACATTCTTTTCTATTCCGCACTCTTTGTTCGGCGTTTTATTTAACTTCTTGCGTTGAGCGGTAACAAATCCTGCTTGACCATTACACATGTTTTTTTCCGCAGGACATGAAAACGTCCAAGTACCAGTCCCCAGAATTTCTAGTTCCTGAACTTCAAAAAGCCATAGAAAACACACTACCAACGCTGGACAAAGATGCGGTCCAAATTTTAGATATTGGAGCTGGTTCAGGCCTGATCGGAGAAAAGCTGAGAGCAAGAGGTTTTACAAATCTTGTGGCAATCGATCTGTCGCCTAAGATGCTGGCTTTGGCCGAGAAGAAGAACATATACAAGGCTATGGTGTGTGATTCGCTTTACAACTGGAGAAAGCACTTTGCTATGGGTCAGTTTGATGCTGCCGTTAGCTGCAGTGTTTTTACACCTGGGCAACTGAAGCCAGAAGCTTTTGATGAAATTATATCTTTAATAAAGCCCGGTAAGTTCTTTCTTCACAATTGTTAAAAGAGGTTATTTCAGAAGGGAGTTGTTATACCGAAAAACGTTCTCCGGAAAGTGACTTCCCTCAAGTTTGATTtttgcttgcttttgttttctaaGTTTGGCGATGATTCAGGTCGAGTCCTTCCACCCCATGACGACAAAACCTGCTAATTGTCTCTGCTATTAAAACCAACATCCTACCCACTGATAAACGGTAGTTATTCGCCAAATCTGCGCAATTCGAACGAAAAGAAAAGCAGGAGCGAATCAGCTTCAAATTAAAAAGCGAATGGTGAATTCGGCGAGAAAACCCGAGAAGCGATTGCGTACAAAAAAGCAAACTCTCCCAATAGAGGGCGAGTTGGGGACTAACTGGATTCTACTGTCATTTTCCCTTGACAGCGCTGGGGCGTTTTTAAAGTTTGGCAAGTTTTGACAAAGTTTCGAATTTAGAATTCTGAATGGTGTTAACAATTTCCACATATAAGAGTGCCCAATGGCTTACCCGTTAAATTtgcaaagtaaataaaaaagtgCCTGCAATCGATCCTGGACAAAATTTCTTGGGACAGTAACTATGTGGTATTCGTAATCATCTGTAATTTTCTCAGAATAGCATTGTTACCTTTTGAAATTTGGGAAGAATTCTTTATACACGCGTCCATCGTTATTTGCGGGGGTGGAGAGAGGAGTTTTGCATGTGTGATAAAAAAGGCctttcaaatgcaaatttgttcatgATTGTAGCCTAGTGCGGATAAACTCATTCTTGGAGAAATCGCGGAAAAAATCGATGCCCTGATgtaaattgtcattttttttctcttttaggtGGAATCATGGCTCACTCCATACGAAAGGATACCTATATCACTCCAGAGTACGGCTacgaaaaaaagttgaaagaaatGGAGGAAGCAGGGAAAATAAGACTGCTGAAGAAGGagaaaatcataaaatatgcTGATGACAGAGCCAATGAATACACTGTTCCCAGTGGTTATATTTTGGTACATCAAATTGTTAAACATGATGAATGATAAAATAAATGGTGAAAAGTCCAAAGGTAGAACGCAATCCTTGTAATTATCCATACTTGCGTtctggtgggggagggggggaggagggtgg encodes:
- the LOC140929165 gene encoding methyltransferase-like protein 27, translated to MSGATLEEKGKSDGKGFCESFPRPKEIYDLSFWNTSDEMVKKAHDIWSVTYEQDMKTSKYQSPEFLVPELQKAIENTLPTLDKDAVQILDIGAGSGLIGEKLRARGFTNLVAIDLSPKMLALAEKKNIYKAMVCDSLYNWRKHFAMGQFDAAVSCSVFTPGQLKPEAFDEIISLIKPGGIMAHSIRKDTYITPEYGYEKKLKEMEEAGKIRLLKKEKIIKYADDRANEYTVPSGYILVHQIVKHDE